In Zingiber officinale cultivar Zhangliang chromosome 6A, Zo_v1.1, whole genome shotgun sequence, a single genomic region encodes these proteins:
- the LOC121993795 gene encoding uncharacterized protein LOC121993795 — MKLVWCPDTAVKAYIAAVNALSGRRLDDTSVAELVAAMAGGWGAQLVVEAWAHDAGPATSLALHAAVQHTGGRHVCVVPTQEVAAQYDAAAEVLVGDAGEAMAAMEGVDLVVVDCRRRDAGMVMRAARPGARGMVMVCEGAAGVRKRCGAAGVLAAGTRLVRRTYLPIGSGVEVLHVGVGKGPSLGGRGRWIRHVDHDTKEEHVFRRR, encoded by the coding sequence ATGAAGCTCGTTTGGTGCCCGGACACGGCCGTAAAGGCCTACATCGCTGCCGTCAACGCCCTCTCCGGCCGACGCCTCGACGACACCAGCGTGGCTGAGCTCGTGGCCGCCATGGCCGGCGGCTGGGGAGCCCAGCTCGTCGTCGAGGCCTGGGCTCACGACGCCGGCCCGGCTACTTCCCTAGCTCTCCACGCCGCCGTCCAGCACACCGGGGGCCGGCACGTCTGCGTGGTCCCCACCCAGGAGGTGGCGGCGCAGTACGACGCCGCGGCGGAGGTGCTGGTGGGGGACGCGGGGGAGGCGATGGCGGCGATGGAGGGGGTGGACCTGGTGGTGGTGGACTGCCGGAGGCGGGACGCCGGGATGGTGATGCGGGCGGCGCGCCCGGGCGCGAGGGGGATGGTGATGGTCTGCGAGGGCGCCGCCGGCGTCCGGAAGCGCTGCGGCGCCGCTGGGGTGCTGGCCGCCGGCACGAGGTTGGTGCGGCGGACGTACCTTCCGATCGGGAGCGGCGTTGAGGTGCTCCACGTGGGCGTCGGAAAGGGGCCAAGCTTAGGCGGCCGTGGCCGGTGGATTCGCCACGTTGACCACGATACCAAGGAGGAGCACGTGTTCCGGCGCCGTTGA